Proteins encoded in a region of the Geobacillus genomosp. 3 genome:
- a CDS encoding bile acid:sodium symporter family protein, whose translation MNAVAKLSNFVGNTFAIWVLLFGALAFFVPSAFTWIAPYIVPLLGIVMFGMGLTLSANDFKEVFKRPLDVLIGVIAQFLIMPLVAFLLAYFLPVSREVALGIILVGCCPGGTASNVMTYLAKGDTALSVAVTSVSTILAPILTPSLILLLAGKWLSVSAAALFWSIVKVVLIPIILGLIAQALFQKQVKACIPALPLVSVVAIVAIVAAVVGQNQAAIAKSGLLIFLIVVVHNGLGLLLGYWFAKLLRMSPPKQKAISIEVGMQNSGLGAALATAHFSPLAAVPSAIFSVWHNISGPIVATYFRKQADREAADEKIIPA comes from the coding sequence GTGAATGCAGTCGCCAAACTCAGCAATTTTGTCGGCAACACGTTCGCCATCTGGGTGCTTCTATTCGGGGCGCTCGCCTTTTTCGTTCCCAGCGCGTTTACATGGATCGCACCGTATATCGTGCCGCTGTTGGGCATCGTCATGTTTGGGATGGGGCTGACGCTGTCGGCGAACGACTTCAAAGAAGTGTTCAAACGTCCGCTTGACGTACTAATTGGTGTTATCGCCCAATTTTTGATTATGCCGCTTGTCGCCTTTTTGCTTGCCTATTTCTTGCCTGTTTCACGCGAAGTGGCGCTCGGCATCATTTTAGTCGGCTGCTGTCCGGGCGGAACGGCATCGAATGTGATGACGTATTTGGCGAAAGGGGACACGGCGCTGTCGGTGGCCGTCACCTCGGTTTCAACGATTTTGGCGCCGATTTTGACGCCTTCGCTCATCTTGCTTTTAGCCGGAAAATGGCTGTCCGTATCCGCCGCCGCCTTGTTTTGGTCGATTGTCAAAGTTGTGCTTATTCCGATTATATTAGGGCTCATCGCGCAGGCGCTGTTCCAAAAGCAGGTGAAAGCGTGCATCCCGGCGCTGCCGCTCGTTTCTGTCGTTGCCATTGTAGCCATCGTCGCTGCCGTTGTCGGGCAAAACCAAGCGGCCATTGCCAAAAGTGGGCTTCTCATTTTTCTCATTGTTGTCGTTCATAACGGATTAGGGCTGCTGCTTGGGTATTGGTTTGCCAAATTGCTCCGGATGTCGCCGCCGAAGCAAAAAGCCATCTCGATCGAAGTCGGCATGCAAAATTCCGGCCTCGGCGCCGCGCTGGCAACCGCCCATTTCTCGCCGCTCGCCGCCGTTCCGAGCGCCATTTTCAGCGTCTGGCACAACATTTCCGGCCCGATTGTCGCCACGTACTTCCGCAAACAGGCTGACCGTGAAGCGGCAGACGAAAAGATAATACCCGCCTAA
- the nosD gene encoding nitrous oxide reductase family maturation protein NosD — protein sequence MKRWLLISLFFLCSFYVPNEVDADGTLQQLIDAAPAHSTIRLENKTYKGDLVIDKPLVIIGTKGTVIQGSGRGNVISVKAPHVVIKRVTVTNSGKSRSTQEEYAGIKVYSDGNTLEEITVTRSFHGIYLSQAHHNRIANVRVIGEQNGDIAGQGNGLHIYYSNFNELEDNVIIGTRDGIFFDYANHNVARRNEVSRTRYGLHYMYSDDNAFYDNTFMLNNGGAAIMNSNRIVLQNNRFVFNKGMRSFGLLLQMANDNQIIANTFYQNGRGLYVDQSNDNVLQDNLFLQNEIGIELWASSQHQTFTKNRIWKNTIAVLRLGGEDRNRWDAHGVGNDWGDEAALFDLNQDGKGDSPFRYSSSFHKLAEENELAYLFLSSPSLHVYEKIHEWQQAGDVMAIDRAPVVQKGKAAHWVWGLAVLGVGTMIWQRGFRK from the coding sequence ATGAAGCGATGGCTGCTCATTTCCTTGTTTTTTCTTTGCTCTTTCTATGTTCCGAACGAGGTCGATGCCGACGGAACGTTGCAGCAGCTGATTGACGCCGCACCGGCTCACAGCACGATTCGTTTGGAAAACAAAACATACAAGGGCGATCTTGTGATCGATAAGCCGCTTGTGATCATCGGCACGAAAGGGACCGTCATTCAAGGGAGCGGGCGCGGCAACGTGATTTCCGTCAAAGCGCCGCATGTGGTGATCAAACGTGTAACGGTCACAAACAGCGGAAAAAGCCGCAGCACGCAAGAGGAATACGCCGGCATTAAAGTGTACTCAGACGGCAATACGCTGGAAGAGATTACGGTGACCCGGTCGTTTCACGGCATTTATTTAAGCCAGGCGCATCATAATCGGATCGCCAACGTGCGGGTGATCGGCGAACAAAATGGGGATATCGCCGGACAAGGAAATGGGCTGCATATTTACTACTCCAATTTTAACGAATTGGAAGATAACGTCATCATCGGAACGAGAGACGGCATCTTTTTCGACTATGCCAACCATAATGTCGCCCGACGGAACGAGGTGTCGCGCACCCGTTATGGGCTTCATTATATGTATTCCGATGACAATGCGTTTTACGACAACACGTTTATGCTTAATAACGGCGGGGCGGCGATCATGAACTCAAACCGGATCGTCCTTCAAAACAACCGCTTTGTATTCAACAAAGGAATGCGTTCATTTGGACTGCTGCTGCAAATGGCGAATGACAACCAAATCATCGCCAACACGTTTTACCAAAACGGGCGGGGATTGTACGTTGATCAATCGAACGATAACGTTTTGCAAGACAATCTTTTTTTGCAAAACGAAATCGGCATTGAGCTTTGGGCGAGCTCGCAACACCAAACGTTTACGAAAAACCGGATTTGGAAAAACACGATTGCCGTTTTGCGCCTTGGCGGTGAAGATCGCAACCGTTGGGATGCTCATGGTGTCGGCAACGATTGGGGAGACGAAGCGGCGCTGTTTGATTTGAACCAGGATGGAAAGGGCGATTCGCCTTTTCGCTACTCGTCTTCGTTTCATAAACTGGCGGAAGAAAATGAACTCGCGTATTTGTTTTTGTCATCGCCAAGCTTGCACGTTTATGAAAAAATTCATGAATGGCAGCAAGCGGGCGACGTGATGGCAATCGACCGCGCCCCGGTGGTGCAAAAGGGCAAAGCCGCCCACTGGGTATGGGGGTTGGCTGTTCTTGGAGTGGGAACGATGATATGGCAAAGGGGTTTTCGAAAATGA
- a CDS encoding c-type cytochrome translates to MKQTVIIFLVSALIGLAGGYVYFQPGEKGGTNAAQTAKQETESVSEPSASAGKEGAKGETANASTQDGNILQKKGCLSCHSVSKLNLQGGTTGPDLSNAYQVVEGKHGKPIEEFLKAPTSAVMSGVIKSNPLTDEERADIIALLKEASEK, encoded by the coding sequence ATGAAGCAAACGGTCATCATTTTTCTCGTTAGCGCCTTGATTGGTTTAGCAGGCGGTTATGTGTATTTTCAGCCAGGAGAAAAAGGGGGGACGAATGCGGCGCAAACGGCGAAACAAGAGACAGAGAGCGTGTCCGAGCCGTCAGCTTCGGCCGGGAAAGAGGGTGCGAAGGGGGAAACGGCGAACGCCAGTACACAGGATGGAAACATATTACAGAAAAAGGGCTGCCTCTCTTGCCATTCTGTTTCCAAGCTCAATTTGCAAGGTGGAACGACCGGCCCGGATTTGTCGAACGCGTATCAAGTGGTTGAGGGCAAGCATGGGAAGCCGATTGAGGAGTTTTTAAAAGCGCCGACATCTGCCGTGATGTCCGGGGTGATCAAGTCCAATCCGTTGACGGATGAAGAGCGGGCTGACATCATCGCTCTTTTGAAAGAAGCGTCGGAAAAATAG
- the nosZ gene encoding Sec-dependent nitrous-oxide reductase, protein MKKKVISALSGLAVGVLASTVFFGNFSTPDTVSTASAKTDAEKVYVPFGEKDEYYLFASGGHSGQMFIYGVPSMRRIRTVPVFSPDPATGYGWDTHSKKMLGGYTWGDLHHPAFSETNGEYDGKYMFATDVANSRAAVMDLKTFTVKDIIEVPNTSGPHCAAFVTENTEYLFLPTRFSVPIGHQYASLDEYSTKYRGVMSAVTFDEKAQKLNIAYQVALPPWSYDLSDAGKKVSKDWAVLTTYNTEEATTNLEINASQEDRDFIVLFNWKELDKMVKEGKYDNVGGQKMIFPEKHQGGIYLVPVAKSPHGVDVTPDGKYFIASGKLAPLLTVFSFEKAFQAIEKKEFAGERNGIPILKYESVMEREVNPENALGPLHTQFDDKGMAYTTMFISSEIVKWNPETGEVLDRVPVQYSPGHAVSAEGDTVSPDGKYLVSLNKLAKDSYLSVGPSHPESMQLIDISGEKMKVIQSSPVDPEPHYGQMIKADKIKTIEVYPKEENNPNAVYSQQDARIVRKGNEVHVYGIAMRSKFIFDAKAKRPDVIEVNEGDKVIVHITNLDFDEDITHGFAINQYDLNMEIQPGQTNTIEFTAGKPGTYPLYCTNFCSALHQEMTGYLLVKPKQ, encoded by the coding sequence ATGAAGAAAAAAGTGATTTCCGCACTGTCCGGACTGGCCGTCGGGGTGTTGGCATCGACCGTGTTTTTCGGAAACTTTTCCACCCCGGATACGGTGTCGACGGCATCGGCCAAAACCGATGCTGAAAAAGTATACGTTCCGTTTGGTGAAAAGGACGAATATTACTTGTTTGCCTCTGGCGGTCATTCAGGGCAAATGTTTATTTACGGGGTGCCGTCGATGCGGCGCATTCGCACTGTCCCTGTCTTTTCGCCTGATCCGGCGACTGGTTACGGCTGGGATACCCACTCGAAAAAAATGCTTGGCGGCTACACATGGGGGGATTTGCATCACCCGGCTTTTTCGGAAACGAACGGGGAATATGACGGCAAGTACATGTTTGCGACCGATGTGGCGAACAGCCGGGCAGCGGTGATGGATTTGAAAACGTTTACGGTTAAAGACATTATCGAAGTCCCGAACACGAGCGGTCCGCACTGTGCCGCGTTTGTGACGGAGAATACGGAATATTTATTTTTGCCGACGCGGTTTTCCGTCCCGATCGGCCATCAATATGCATCGCTCGATGAGTACAGCACTAAATACCGCGGCGTGATGAGTGCCGTCACGTTTGACGAAAAAGCGCAAAAGCTGAACATCGCTTATCAAGTGGCGCTGCCGCCGTGGTCGTACGATTTGTCGGATGCCGGGAAAAAAGTGTCCAAAGACTGGGCGGTGTTGACGACCTATAACACGGAAGAGGCAACGACAAACTTAGAGATCAATGCCTCCCAAGAAGACCGCGATTTTATCGTGTTGTTCAACTGGAAAGAGCTTGATAAGATGGTGAAGGAAGGAAAATACGATAACGTCGGCGGCCAAAAAATGATTTTTCCGGAAAAGCATCAAGGCGGCATTTATTTAGTGCCGGTCGCCAAATCGCCGCATGGCGTTGACGTCACGCCGGACGGGAAGTATTTTATCGCTTCCGGGAAGCTCGCCCCGCTGCTGACGGTGTTCTCGTTTGAAAAAGCGTTTCAAGCGATTGAAAAGAAAGAGTTTGCCGGTGAACGGAACGGTATTCCGATTTTAAAATATGAGTCGGTGATGGAGCGGGAAGTCAACCCGGAAAATGCGCTTGGGCCGTTGCATACACAGTTTGACGATAAAGGCATGGCGTACACGACGATGTTCATTTCGTCTGAAATTGTGAAATGGAATCCCGAAACCGGAGAGGTGTTGGATCGCGTTCCGGTGCAATACTCGCCAGGGCATGCTGTTTCTGCCGAAGGGGATACGGTTTCTCCAGACGGGAAGTATTTAGTGTCGCTCAACAAGCTCGCGAAAGACAGCTACTTATCGGTCGGGCCGTCCCATCCGGAGTCGATGCAGCTCATTGACATCAGCGGTGAAAAAATGAAAGTGATTCAATCGTCGCCGGTCGACCCGGAGCCGCACTACGGGCAGATGATTAAGGCCGACAAAATTAAAACGATCGAAGTGTATCCGAAAGAGGAAAACAACCCGAATGCCGTTTACAGCCAACAAGACGCCCGCATCGTTCGGAAAGGGAACGAAGTGCACGTGTACGGCATTGCGATGCGCTCGAAGTTTATCTTTGATGCCAAAGCGAAACGGCCGGATGTGATTGAAGTGAATGAAGGCGACAAGGTGATCGTTCATATTACAAACTTGGACTTTGACGAAGATATTACCCACGGCTTTGCCATTAACCAATACGACTTAAACATGGAAATTCAGCCGGGGCAAACGAACACGATTGAGTTTACCGCCGGTAAGCCGGGGACGTACCCGCTGTATTGCACCAATTTCTGTTCGGCGCTGCACCAGGAAATGACCGGATATTTGTTAGTGAAGCCGAAACAATAA
- a CDS encoding diguanylate cyclase yields MSLELRNFEKIYTFIISLLGLSVFGINSDFFAQSLEDWVLIYMLVGSIILLNFFPISLPPKANSFSMDSSIYLAVLFLYGISFTLQVLFIYSVVELFYRRKMSFWRHLFNFSMYCLMISGAYYSFLFLHGEIGRVNPYNLLPYLASLLVYFGVNVALILIFFLSVGQIFKGALELGVLKEACISYSITLLLSLVLAILLWEAKYFGLFVLIILVTLLSFVFKKFLQLYQLTSDRANKDHLTGLYNHGFFKETLKEQFADCKKLKKPLTLAFLDLDDFKKYNDRNGHLQGDKLLAFFGARLKKAVEGTNFIVARYGGEEFAILMPSTTKEDAYAFLNRLRKNVNDTYFEGVEHIPYRCLSFSCGIAEMEKDMYESDELIHRADQALYYAKAQGKNNVQIYDKHNMCFDEIKFKQDLEALEQQVKFFLSKDVYTYRHSKRVFKYALEFGSRLNELTDHERQTLILGALIHDIGKIEVPRDILNKQGKLEKHEWEIVKKHVTWGKELIAAEKRFDDLLPLIELHHERYDGKGYPYGLKGEEIPKLARILCIIDSFDAMTTERPYQRTKTFDEAVEEINRCAGTQFDPIYAAKFIEFVKERYLPLAKVQQLNEI; encoded by the coding sequence ATGAGTTTAGAATTAAGAAATTTTGAAAAAATTTATACGTTTATTATCTCACTTTTAGGCTTGTCAGTATTTGGGATTAATAGTGATTTTTTTGCTCAATCCCTTGAGGATTGGGTTTTAATTTATATGTTAGTTGGTTCAATTATTTTATTAAATTTTTTTCCAATCAGCTTACCTCCTAAAGCCAACTCTTTTTCAATGGATTCGTCTATTTATCTTGCTGTTTTATTTTTATACGGGATTAGTTTTACCTTACAGGTTCTCTTCATCTATAGTGTTGTAGAACTTTTTTACAGAAGAAAAATGTCTTTTTGGCGGCATCTTTTTAATTTTTCAATGTACTGCCTAATGATATCAGGTGCTTATTATTCCTTTTTATTCCTTCACGGAGAGATTGGAAGGGTAAACCCATACAATCTCTTGCCTTATTTAGCTAGTTTGCTAGTCTATTTTGGGGTTAATGTTGCTCTAATATTAATTTTCTTTCTGTCTGTAGGCCAAATCTTCAAAGGGGCTCTGGAACTGGGGGTTTTAAAAGAAGCGTGCATCAGTTACTCTATTACTCTATTGCTCTCATTAGTTTTAGCCATTTTATTATGGGAGGCAAAGTATTTTGGTCTATTTGTATTGATTATTTTAGTGACACTGTTATCCTTTGTGTTTAAAAAGTTTTTGCAGTTATACCAATTGACCTCTGACCGCGCTAACAAAGACCATTTAACCGGCCTCTACAACCACGGCTTTTTCAAGGAAACGTTGAAAGAACAGTTTGCCGATTGCAAGAAGTTGAAGAAGCCGTTGACGCTCGCGTTTTTGGACTTGGACGATTTTAAAAAATACAACGACCGAAACGGCCACTTGCAAGGGGACAAGCTGCTGGCGTTTTTCGGTGCGCGGTTGAAAAAAGCGGTGGAAGGAACTAATTTCATCGTTGCCCGCTACGGTGGGGAAGAGTTTGCCATTTTAATGCCGAGTACAACGAAAGAAGACGCGTACGCGTTTTTAAACCGGCTGCGCAAGAACGTGAACGATACATATTTTGAAGGCGTCGAGCACATTCCATACCGTTGTCTGTCGTTTTCCTGCGGCATTGCCGAAATGGAAAAGGACATGTATGAAAGCGATGAACTTATTCACCGTGCCGATCAGGCGCTTTATTATGCCAAGGCGCAAGGGAAAAACAATGTGCAAATTTATGATAAGCACAACATGTGCTTTGATGAAATCAAGTTCAAACAAGACTTGGAAGCGCTCGAGCAGCAAGTGAAATTTTTTCTTTCCAAAGATGTGTATACATACCGCCATAGCAAGCGGGTGTTTAAATACGCCCTTGAATTTGGCAGCCGCCTCAACGAATTAACCGACCATGAACGACAGACGCTCATTTTAGGGGCGCTGATTCATGATATTGGCAAAATTGAAGTGCCGCGCGATATTTTAAACAAGCAAGGGAAATTGGAAAAGCACGAGTGGGAAATCGTCAAAAAGCACGTGACATGGGGAAAGGAATTGATTGCGGCGGAGAAGCGGTTCGACGATTTGCTTCCGCTGATCGAGCTGCATCATGAGCGCTATGACGGGAAAGGATATCCGTACGGGCTGAAAGGGGAGGAAATCCCGAAACTGGCCCGCATTTTGTGTATTATCGACTCGTTTGACGCCATGACGACGGAGCGGCCGTACCAGCGAACGAAAACGTTTGACGAGGCGGTTGAAGAAATCAACCGTTGTGCCGGGACGCAGTTTGATCCGATTTATGCGGCGAAGTTTATTGAGTTTGTCAAGGAGCGCTATTTGCCGCTCGCGAAGGTGCAACAACTGAATGAGATCTAG
- a CDS encoding DUF5317 domain-containing protein, with the protein MVYDGIILSLLVGWFRGGNFKGLAHMKLRGGWLFPLLLAVQFAVFFLQGKVEWVAKMSNGVFLLVYIIGLVFLWLNRHQPGFPVIFAGVLLNFIVMAVNGGRMPVSVEAAQFLGREYIDALKAGLYGKHQAITSDTLLPFLGDIIPLSPPYPRQQVISIGDVVMNVGAFLFIQHLMLNAPRQDEKETAAAPANQ; encoded by the coding sequence ATGGTTTACGATGGGATCATTTTGTCGCTGCTAGTCGGCTGGTTTCGCGGCGGGAACTTCAAAGGGCTGGCCCATATGAAATTGCGCGGCGGTTGGCTGTTTCCGTTGCTGCTTGCGGTGCAGTTTGCGGTCTTTTTCCTGCAAGGGAAAGTAGAGTGGGTCGCGAAGATGAGCAACGGGGTGTTTCTTCTCGTCTACATCATCGGGCTCGTGTTTTTATGGCTCAACCGTCATCAGCCGGGATTCCCGGTCATCTTCGCCGGCGTGTTGCTTAACTTCATCGTCATGGCTGTCAACGGTGGACGGATGCCCGTCTCGGTTGAAGCCGCCCAGTTTCTCGGCCGCGAGTACATCGATGCGTTGAAAGCCGGCTTGTACGGCAAGCACCAGGCGATCACGTCCGACACGCTTTTGCCGTTTCTTGGCGACATCATCCCGCTGTCCCCGCCGTACCCGCGCCAACAAGTCATCAGCATCGGTGACGTCGTGATGAACGTAGGAGCGTTTCTGTTCATCCAACATCTCATGCTTAACGCACCGAGACAAGACGAGAAAGAGACAGCGGCTGCTCCTGCGAATCAATAA
- a CDS encoding FeoB-associated Cys-rich membrane protein, translating to MIANVVIGGAIFAYAGWALVRHVKKSAKGACASCHAADRCQGACGSETMTSSQRP from the coding sequence ATGATCGCGAATGTCGTAATCGGCGGAGCCATTTTCGCTTACGCCGGCTGGGCGCTTGTCCGGCATGTGAAAAAAAGCGCCAAAGGGGCGTGCGCGTCATGCCATGCGGCTGACCGCTGCCAAGGAGCGTGCGGAAGCGAGACGATGACTTCTTCCCAGCGCCCATAG
- a CDS encoding ABC transporter permease subunit: protein MSYLWKEWLELSRSKAFWLLFLPVAAASLSVLASVKSLPAEHGLPVFLQMMFEMNVYIVPLLCLFFASFSVMQEKEQRTMVMIVAKSRSPLSFLWRKSAAIQLLTMAVLIVWYFILIVPVKFWFVFHVPPFLHFLLATMALVFMFNQLGILLGLLCKTKIQLISANLAVLFVFLYLYDFVLLYILPSVTYDNVRLFSFVYFLQPLHALRFYLETALGVFSLDYLSRTMKKFFSFPPELFVLLNIAVWGVGALAASIGWSRKGEER, encoded by the coding sequence ATGAGCTATCTTTGGAAAGAATGGCTCGAGCTTTCGCGGAGCAAGGCGTTTTGGCTCTTGTTTCTGCCGGTGGCGGCCGCCTCGCTTTCCGTGTTGGCGAGCGTCAAATCGCTGCCGGCTGAGCACGGATTACCTGTGTTTTTGCAAATGATGTTTGAGATGAATGTGTATATCGTGCCGCTTCTTTGTTTGTTTTTCGCTTCGTTTTCGGTCATGCAGGAGAAGGAGCAGCGGACGATGGTGATGATTGTGGCCAAAAGCCGCTCGCCTTTGTCGTTTTTATGGAGAAAAAGTGCGGCGATTCAGCTCTTGACGATGGCGGTGTTGATCGTCTGGTATTTCATTTTGATCGTGCCGGTGAAGTTTTGGTTTGTTTTTCATGTACCGCCTTTTCTTCACTTTTTGCTTGCCACGATGGCGCTCGTGTTCATGTTTAACCAGCTTGGCATTTTGCTTGGCCTCTTGTGTAAAACGAAAATTCAACTGATCAGCGCCAATTTGGCTGTGCTGTTCGTATTTCTTTACTTGTATGATTTCGTGTTGCTTTATATATTGCCGTCGGTTACGTATGACAACGTTCGTCTATTTTCATTTGTTTATTTCTTGCAGCCGCTGCACGCGCTTCGCTTTTATTTAGAGACGGCGCTCGGAGTGTTTTCGCTTGACTATTTGTCGCGGACGATGAAAAAGTTTTTCTCGTTTCCGCCTGAGCTGTTTGTGCTGCTGAATATCGCCGTTTGGGGCGTCGGAGCGTTGGCGGCATCGATCGGGTGGAGCCGAAAGGGGGAAGAACGATGA